A section of the Castanea sativa cultivar Marrone di Chiusa Pesio chromosome 12, ASM4071231v1 genome encodes:
- the LOC142618365 gene encoding small heat shock protein, chloroplastic-like, whose translation MASTLSWSCSPMLSSSNKAMASIKANSTVPCGYVAFPIPKNFGSKRGTRLSMVRAQTAAGEENKDTSQSVDVHVSKGNQGTSVERRPRRVVDISNFGLWDPFSPIRALRPMLDTMDRLFDQTTTFPGAHRSAWDWQARANWDVVEEENEVKMRFDMPGLDKEDVKLSVEDDVLVIKGEHKKEGKDNDSWSWRSFNSYDTRIQLPDNLEKDKIKAELKNGVLYISIPKTKAERKVIDVQIQ comes from the exons atggCTTCAACATTATCTTGGTCATGTTCACCTATGCTATCATCATCAAACAAAGCCATGGCTTCAATTAAGGCCAACAGTACTGTGCCTTGTGGCTATGTTGCCTTTCCAATACCAAAGAATTTTGGTAGCAAAAGGGGGACAAGGTTGTCAATGGTGAGAGCTCAGACTGCGGCTGGTGAAGAAAATAAGGACACGTCTCAGTCTGTGGATGTTCATGTCAGTAAGGGAAACCAAGGGACCTCAGTGGAGAGGAGGCCTAGACGGGTGGTGGATATTTCAAACTTTG GTCTCTGGGATCCGTTCTCCCCAATTAGGGCATTGCGGCCAATGCTAGACACAATGGACCGTCTCTTTGATCAGACCACGACATTCCCTGGAGCACACCGGTCAGCATGGGATTGGCAAGCCCGTGCCAATTGGGATGTGGTAGAAGAGGAGAATGAGGTTAAGATGAGGTTTGACATGCCTGGACTTGATAAGGAGGATGTTAAGTTGTCAGTCGAGGACGATGTGCTTGTTATAAAAGGAGAGCACAAGAAGGAAGGTAAAGATAATGACTCTTGGTCTTGGAGAAGCTTCAATTCTTATGACACACGTATTCAGCTTCCTGATAACTTGGAGAAGGATAAGATCAAGGCTGAGCTGAAGAATGGTGTTCTTTACATTTCCATTCCTAAGACCAAGGCAGAACGCAAGGTCATTGACGTGCAAATTCAGTGA